One Diospyros lotus cultivar Yz01 chromosome 1, ASM1463336v1, whole genome shotgun sequence genomic window carries:
- the LOC127798804 gene encoding uncharacterized protein LOC127798804 isoform X1 gives MAIPSESNISGRNQLIISALCRRLRLEPNKFQGHLLQKDIKSLCSNILTSSGSWATLESNSEVTKWMEFIENLPADSESCLRALNELNGHLASKSVLVGEGLSPSEADIIVFSALYSSVKGLSDSDKRSLPHLFRWIDYIQNKEDFGKSFEQILVEKDKFEPPYDFTQASKIIEKVEGDSNAKTVQGSKDANAVEKVSASSKIADVGKVKGDSQSTTEKKKLPEKVADEKDQDISVSLLKIQVGFIRKAWKHPSADSLLVEEIDIGDAKLRQVVSGLAKYCSPDELMNCRVVLITNVKPGKLRDVMSEGLVLCASNDNHTVVEPLIAPEGSKIGECVSFTGHEGKPEEVLNPKKKQLEKITPHLFTDEKGVATFKGIPFMTSAGPCSSSIPKASIK, from the exons ATGGCGATTCCGAGCGAAAGCAATATTAGCGGAAGAAATCAACTCATCATTTCAGCTCTCTGCAGGCGCCTCCGCTTGGAACCT AACAAATTCCAAGGCCACCTTTTGCAAAAGGATATTAAGAGCTTGTGTTCAAACATTTTGACTTCTTCAGGAAGTTGGGCCACCCTTGAAAGCAACAGTGAG GTGACTAAGTGGATGGAGTTCATAGAGAATCTTCCTGCAGATTCTGAGTCTTGCTTAAGGGCTCTCAATGAGTTAAATGGACACTTGGCGTCAAAGTCTGTTCTTGTTGGGGAAGGTTTGTCACCATCTGAAGCTGATATAATTGTCTTCTCAGCACTATATTCCTCTGTG AAAGGTCTTTCAGATTCAGATAAGAGGAGCTTGCCACATTTGTTCAGGTGGATAGATTACATCCAG AATAAGGAGGACTTTGGGAAATCATTTGAACAGATTTTGGTGGAGAAGGACAAATTTGAGCCTCCA TATGATTTTACACAGGCTTCTAAAATCATTGAGAAGGTTGAAGGTGATTCAAATGCCAAGACTGTGCAAGGCTCAAAAGATGCAAATGCTGTAGAAAAAGTTTCTGCTTCAAGCAAGATTGCTGATGTG GGAAAGGTCAAAGGTGATAGTCAATCTACaacagagaagaaaaaattgcCTGAAAAAGTAGCAGATGAGAAAGATCAAGATATTAGTGTTAGCTTGCTGAAAATACAGGTTGGCTTCATTCGCAAAGCATGGAAACATCCATCAGCTGACAG TCTGCTGGTCGAGGAGATAGATATTGGAGATGCTAAATTGCGTCAGGTGGTCAGTGGTCTGGCAAAGTATTGCAGTCCAGATGAGTTGATG AACTGCCGTGTGGTTCTAATCACTAATGTGAAACCTGGAAAGCTAAGAGACGTGATGTCAGAAGGATTG GTGTTATGTGCTTCTAATGACAATCATACTGTTGTGGAGCCTCTGATTGCCCCAGAAGGTTCCAAAATTGGTGAATGTGTTTCATTTACTGG GCATGAGGGAAAGCCAGAAGAAGTTTTGAACCCAAAAAAGAAACAGTTAGAGAAGATTACTCCG CATCTTTTCACTGATGAGAAGGGCGTGGCGACATTCAAAGGAATTCCATTCATGACATCTGCTGGGCCATGCTCATCTTCCATTCCCAAAGCAAGCATCAAATAG
- the LOC127798804 gene encoding uncharacterized protein LOC127798804 isoform X2, which yields MAIPSESNISGRNQLIISALCRRLRLEPNKFQGHLLQKDIKSLCSNILTSSGSWATLESNSEVTKWMEFIENLPADSESCLRALNELNGHLASKSVLVGEGLSPSEADIIVFSALYSSVKGLSDSDKRSLPHLFRWIDYIQNKEDFGKSFEQILVEKDKFEPPASKIIEKVEGDSNAKTVQGSKDANAVEKVSASSKIADVGKVKGDSQSTTEKKKLPEKVADEKDQDISVSLLKIQVGFIRKAWKHPSADSLLVEEIDIGDAKLRQVVSGLAKYCSPDELMNCRVVLITNVKPGKLRDVMSEGLVLCASNDNHTVVEPLIAPEGSKIGECVSFTGHEGKPEEVLNPKKKQLEKITPHLFTDEKGVATFKGIPFMTSAGPCSSSIPKASIK from the exons ATGGCGATTCCGAGCGAAAGCAATATTAGCGGAAGAAATCAACTCATCATTTCAGCTCTCTGCAGGCGCCTCCGCTTGGAACCT AACAAATTCCAAGGCCACCTTTTGCAAAAGGATATTAAGAGCTTGTGTTCAAACATTTTGACTTCTTCAGGAAGTTGGGCCACCCTTGAAAGCAACAGTGAG GTGACTAAGTGGATGGAGTTCATAGAGAATCTTCCTGCAGATTCTGAGTCTTGCTTAAGGGCTCTCAATGAGTTAAATGGACACTTGGCGTCAAAGTCTGTTCTTGTTGGGGAAGGTTTGTCACCATCTGAAGCTGATATAATTGTCTTCTCAGCACTATATTCCTCTGTG AAAGGTCTTTCAGATTCAGATAAGAGGAGCTTGCCACATTTGTTCAGGTGGATAGATTACATCCAG AATAAGGAGGACTTTGGGAAATCATTTGAACAGATTTTGGTGGAGAAGGACAAATTTGAGCCTCCA GCTTCTAAAATCATTGAGAAGGTTGAAGGTGATTCAAATGCCAAGACTGTGCAAGGCTCAAAAGATGCAAATGCTGTAGAAAAAGTTTCTGCTTCAAGCAAGATTGCTGATGTG GGAAAGGTCAAAGGTGATAGTCAATCTACaacagagaagaaaaaattgcCTGAAAAAGTAGCAGATGAGAAAGATCAAGATATTAGTGTTAGCTTGCTGAAAATACAGGTTGGCTTCATTCGCAAAGCATGGAAACATCCATCAGCTGACAG TCTGCTGGTCGAGGAGATAGATATTGGAGATGCTAAATTGCGTCAGGTGGTCAGTGGTCTGGCAAAGTATTGCAGTCCAGATGAGTTGATG AACTGCCGTGTGGTTCTAATCACTAATGTGAAACCTGGAAAGCTAAGAGACGTGATGTCAGAAGGATTG GTGTTATGTGCTTCTAATGACAATCATACTGTTGTGGAGCCTCTGATTGCCCCAGAAGGTTCCAAAATTGGTGAATGTGTTTCATTTACTGG GCATGAGGGAAAGCCAGAAGAAGTTTTGAACCCAAAAAAGAAACAGTTAGAGAAGATTACTCCG CATCTTTTCACTGATGAGAAGGGCGTGGCGACATTCAAAGGAATTCCATTCATGACATCTGCTGGGCCATGCTCATCTTCCATTCCCAAAGCAAGCATCAAATAG
- the LOC127798793 gene encoding glycerol-3-phosphate dehydrogenase [NAD(+)] 2, chloroplastic encodes MAAVLESPPAFSNPLFFSNSHNPKLSSVQRLPRKPRDGLARCSPGYCRCSSPAEPGSPLPPPVVYPETPSPTSEIGPVRERAATKDRRKVVKLAWEKLVRWSRSWRSKAKTDVVDRTNKVVVLGGGSFGTAMAAHVADRKAQLEVNILVRDPQVCRSINERNCNFKYFPEHRLPDNVIATTDAKAALHNADFCLHAVPVQFSSSYLEGIADYVDPGLPFISLSKGLELNTLRTMSQIIPQALMNPRQPFIVLSGPSFAVELMNKLPTAMVVASKDKKLANAAQQLLASRNLRINTSSDVTGVEITGALKNVLAIAAGIVEGMNLGNNSMAALVAQGCSEIRWLATKMGAKSTTITGLSGTGDIMLTCFVNLSRNRTVGVRLGLGEDLDDILSSMNQVAEGVSTAGAVIALAQKYNVKMPVLTAVARIIDNELTPKKAVLELMNLPQVEEV; translated from the exons ATGGCCGCCGTTTTAGAATCTCCACCAGCATTTTCAAAccctcttttcttctccaattctcaCAACCCCAAACTATCATCAGTTCAGAGATTGCCTCGGAAGCCCAGAGATGGTCTCGCCCGTTGCTCGCCCGGCTACTGTCGGTGTTCTTCTCCTGCGGAGCCCGGCAGCCCGCTACCGCCGCCGGTGGTTTACCCAGAAACCCCTAGTCCCACTTCGGAAATTGGCCCAGTAAGAGAACGAGCGGCCACCAAGGACCGCCGCAAAGTGGTGAAGCTCGCCTGGGAGAAGCTGGTTCGCTGGTCCCGCTCCTGGCGCTCCAAGGCCAAGACCGATGTCGTCGACCGCACCAACAAG GTGGTGGTACTTGGAGGCGGGTCTTTTGGAACAGCAATGGCTGCGCATGTTGCAGACAGAAAGGCTCAACTAGAAGTTAACATACTTGTACGGGATCCTCAAGTTTGTCGATCAATTAATGAGAGGAACTGCAATTT CAAATATTTTCCAGAACATAGGCTACCAGACAATGTCATTGCAACAACTGATGCAAAAGCTGCTTTGCACAATGCGGACTTTTGTCTTCATGCTGTACCTGTGCAG TTCAGCTCATCATATCTTGAGGGAATCGCTGATTATGTTGATCCAGGCTTACCATTCATCTCCTTAAGTAAAGGGTTGGAACTCAATACTTTGAGGACGATGTCTCAAATAATCCCTCAAGCACTGATGAACCCTCGCCAACCTTTTATTGTACTGTCGGGGCCTTCGTTTGCAGTGGAATTGATGAACAAATTGCCAACAG CAATGGTGGTGGCatcaaaagacaaaaaattagCAAATGCAGCCCAGCAGCTCCTAGCCTCTAGAAATCTGAGAATCAACACATCAAG TGATGTTACAGGGGTTGAAATTACAGGTGCACTAAAGAATGTACTTGCAATAGCGGCAGGTATTGTGGAAGGAATGAATCTTGGCAATAATTCTATGGCAGCTCTTGTTGCACAAGGTTGTTCTGAGATTCGGTGGTTAGCAACAAAG ATGGGTGCAAAGTCAACAACGATAACCGGTTTATCAGGAACAGGGGACATAATGCTTACATGTTTTGTGAACCTGTCAAGAAACCGAACGGTTGGAGTTCGTCTTGGATTAGGGGAAGATCTCGATGATATATTAAGTTCCATGAATCAG GTGGCTGAAGGTGTATCAACAGCAGGAGCAGTTATTGCTTTGGCGCAAAAATACAATGTAAAAATGCCAGTTTTGACCGCTGTTGCTCGGATTATAGACAATGAATTGACCCCCAAAAAAGCCGTTCTTGAATTGATGAACCTTCCTCAg GTGGAAGAAGTTTGA